One window of Medicago truncatula cultivar Jemalong A17 chromosome 2, MtrunA17r5.0-ANR, whole genome shotgun sequence genomic DNA carries:
- the LOC25487257 gene encoding tRNA dimethylallyltransferase 9 isoform X1, with product MINNGVHSLRTCLRLPEHPIFRATPLSYNFRRRFFVTASLTEKKKEKVIVISGPTGSGKSRLAMELAKSINGEIVSADSVQVYKGLDVGSAKPSLNDRKEVPHHLVDILHPSEDYSVGQFFEDARKATRSILDNGRVPIVVGGTGLYLRWFIYGKPDVPKASAEITSQACMELAELQRNDDWEAAVQLVVKAGDPKVQHIAVNDWYRLRRSLEIIKSSGSPPSAFRVPYDSFREQGDYRVADGSDSSDMNTNYDAMKETNSAKLDYDFMCFFLSSDRLDLYKSIDYRCEDMILGGDGLLSEAQWLIDIGLHPNSNSPTKAIGYRQAMDYLIGCREQGGQSSAGEFYRFLSEFQKASRNFAKRQLTWFRNERIYHWLDASKPLETVLNFIHDAYHNQNGNLFVPEHLRMSRDITNPRIAAKLKAYRTRNRHFVNGEDCYPILEWIQKTQK from the exons ATGATAAACAACGGAGTACACAGTCTCCGCACGTGCCTCCGCCTCCCGGAACATCCAATTTTCCGAGCAACTCCGCTCTCTTACAATTTCCGGCGCCGGTTTTTCGTCACCGCATCATTAacggagaagaagaaagagaaggtTATAGTTATTTCTGGACCCACCGGTTCCGGTAAGAGCCGTCTCGCAATGGAACTTGCTAAAAGCATCAATGGTGAAATCGTTAGTGCCGATTCTGTTCAG GTATACAAGGGTCTTGATGTTGGATCTGCAAAGCCTTCATTAAATGATAGAAAG GAAGTGCCGCATCATCTGGTTGACATACTTCATCCATCTGAAG aTTATTCTGTTGGGCAGTTTTTTGAGGATGCAAGGAAAGCGACAAGATCTATTCTTGACAACGGCCGTGTTCCGATTGTTGTTGGGGGCACTGGACTGTATTTAAGATG GTTCATATATGGAAAGCCAGACGTGCCTAAAGCCTCCGCAGAGATAACATCTCAAGCTTGTATGGAGTTAGCTGAATTACAGAGAAATGACGACTGGGAAGCTGCTGTGCAGTTGGTGGTAAAAGCAGGTGATCCAAAGGTCCAACATATAGCAGTGAATGATTGGTACCGATTACGGCGTAGTCTAGAGATTATTAAG TCTAGTGGATCACCTCCTTCTGCTTTTCGGGTACCATATGATTCTTTCAGGGAACAGGGTGATTATAGAGTTGCTGATGGTTCTGATTCATCTGATATGAACACTAATTATGATGCAATGAAAGAAACCAATTCAGCAAAGTTAGACTatgattttatgtgttttttcctttctagCGACAGACTTGACCTCTACAAATCAATTGATTATCGGTGTGAAGATATGATATTAG GAGGGGATGGCCTTTTGTCCGAGGCTCAATGGCTTATTGATATCGGTCTTCATCCAAACTCCAACTCTCCTACAAAAGCAATTGGTTACAGACAA GCCATGGATTACTTAATAGGATGCAGAGAACAAGGGGGTCAGAGTTCAGCTGGAGAATTTTACAGATTCTTGTCTGAATTTCAAAAAGCTTCAAG GAATTTCGCGAAACGACAGTTGACTTGGTTTCGTAATGAACGAATATACCACTGGCTTGATGCTTCTAAACCTCTG GAAACCGTTCTGAACTTTATTCATGATGCATACCACAATCAGAATGGAAATCTTTTTGTGCCCGAACACCTTAGAATGTCGAGAGATATTACTAATCCTCGAATAGCTGCTAAACTAAAGGCTTACCGCACCAGAAATag GCATTTTGTGAACGGGGAAGATTGTTATCCTATTTTGGAATGGATACAGAAGACTCAGAAGTGA
- the LOC25487257 gene encoding tRNA dimethylallyltransferase 9 isoform X2, protein MIERKCRIIWLTYFIHLKFFEDARKATRSILDNGRVPIVVGGTGLYLRWFIYGKPDVPKASAEITSQACMELAELQRNDDWEAAVQLVVKAGDPKVQHIAVNDWYRLRRSLEIIKSSGSPPSAFRVPYDSFREQGDYRVADGSDSSDMNTNYDAMKETNSAKLDYDFMCFFLSSDRLDLYKSIDYRCEDMILGGDGLLSEAQWLIDIGLHPNSNSPTKAIGYRQAMDYLIGCREQGGQSSAGEFYRFLSEFQKASRNFAKRQLTWFRNERIYHWLDASKPLETVLNFIHDAYHNQNGNLFVPEHLRMSRDITNPRIAAKLKAYRTRNRHFVNGEDCYPILEWIQKTQK, encoded by the exons ATGATAGAAAG GAAGTGCCGCATCATCTGGTTGACATACTTCATCCATCTGAAG TTTTTTGAGGATGCAAGGAAAGCGACAAGATCTATTCTTGACAACGGCCGTGTTCCGATTGTTGTTGGGGGCACTGGACTGTATTTAAGATG GTTCATATATGGAAAGCCAGACGTGCCTAAAGCCTCCGCAGAGATAACATCTCAAGCTTGTATGGAGTTAGCTGAATTACAGAGAAATGACGACTGGGAAGCTGCTGTGCAGTTGGTGGTAAAAGCAGGTGATCCAAAGGTCCAACATATAGCAGTGAATGATTGGTACCGATTACGGCGTAGTCTAGAGATTATTAAG TCTAGTGGATCACCTCCTTCTGCTTTTCGGGTACCATATGATTCTTTCAGGGAACAGGGTGATTATAGAGTTGCTGATGGTTCTGATTCATCTGATATGAACACTAATTATGATGCAATGAAAGAAACCAATTCAGCAAAGTTAGACTatgattttatgtgttttttcctttctagCGACAGACTTGACCTCTACAAATCAATTGATTATCGGTGTGAAGATATGATATTAG GAGGGGATGGCCTTTTGTCCGAGGCTCAATGGCTTATTGATATCGGTCTTCATCCAAACTCCAACTCTCCTACAAAAGCAATTGGTTACAGACAA GCCATGGATTACTTAATAGGATGCAGAGAACAAGGGGGTCAGAGTTCAGCTGGAGAATTTTACAGATTCTTGTCTGAATTTCAAAAAGCTTCAAG GAATTTCGCGAAACGACAGTTGACTTGGTTTCGTAATGAACGAATATACCACTGGCTTGATGCTTCTAAACCTCTG GAAACCGTTCTGAACTTTATTCATGATGCATACCACAATCAGAATGGAAATCTTTTTGTGCCCGAACACCTTAGAATGTCGAGAGATATTACTAATCCTCGAATAGCTGCTAAACTAAAGGCTTACCGCACCAGAAATag GCATTTTGTGAACGGGGAAGATTGTTATCCTATTTTGGAATGGATACAGAAGACTCAGAAGTGA